Proteins encoded together in one Rossellomorea sp. y25 window:
- a CDS encoding metalloregulator ArsR/SmtB family transcription factor, whose product MSAAKHDVFQAIADPTRREVLRLLSEKEMPISALTSHFPISRTAIAKHLTILSEAELVYGEKVGREKIYRLQPEPLAELKDWLSYYEQFWTNKLSKLKHIVEESDDASPLKIVDQEKD is encoded by the coding sequence GTGTCTGCAGCTAAACATGATGTATTCCAGGCGATCGCAGACCCGACTCGCAGGGAGGTCCTAAGGTTACTTTCCGAAAAAGAGATGCCCATCTCAGCACTGACCTCTCATTTTCCAATCAGTCGAACAGCCATCGCCAAGCATCTCACCATTCTTTCTGAAGCTGAATTGGTCTATGGTGAAAAAGTGGGCAGGGAAAAAATCTATCGATTACAACCTGAGCCTCTAGCTGAGTTAAAAGACTGGCTCTCATATTACGAGCAGTTCTGGACCAATAAGCTGTCCAAGCTGAAACATATAGTGGAAGAGAGTGACGATGCATCTCCATTGAAAATAGTGGATCAGGAAAAAGATTGA
- a CDS encoding helix-turn-helix transcriptional regulator gives MKNKLVEYRKTFGYSQERLAAKLGVSRQTIISIEKGKYDPSLNLAFQLANVFEVSIEEIFIYEEKGGKK, from the coding sequence TTGAAAAATAAACTAGTAGAATACCGGAAGACGTTTGGATACTCACAGGAAAGATTGGCGGCTAAATTAGGGGTATCAAGGCAAACCATCATCTCGATTGAAAAAGGGAAGTATGACCCTTCTTTGAATCTGGCTTTTCAGCTGGCAAATGTATTCGAAGTGTCAATTGAAGAGATTTTTATTTATGAAGAGAAAGGGGGAAAGAAATAG
- a CDS encoding AraC family transcriptional regulator: protein MEMLNRMNDCIQYIEDNLDGEIETDELARLSLSSKFHFQRLFSLVTGFTVADYIRKRRLTLAAQELTNTNAKVIDVALKYGYETPESFSKAFRRAHGVSPSQVRESGTPLKAFPRISFQIQLKGEVEMDYKIEEKEAFQVIGKGKRVSTCNGENLKDIPAFWNEVNTTDLDRKICEAAGNNEMLGICMEFDHPNEEFTYFIGAGKKTDNNHTLEVKEIPAATWAVFESVGPMPHAIQIVWKRIFSEWFPSTGYEHAGGPEFELYPPGNPNDENYRCEVWVPIMKK from the coding sequence ATGGAAATGCTTAATAGGATGAATGATTGCATCCAGTATATCGAGGACAATCTTGATGGAGAAATCGAGACGGATGAATTGGCCCGGTTGTCACTCAGTTCAAAATTTCACTTTCAGAGGCTGTTTTCACTTGTGACAGGTTTTACCGTAGCCGATTACATCAGGAAGAGGAGACTCACATTAGCGGCTCAGGAACTGACTAATACGAATGCCAAAGTCATCGATGTTGCTCTTAAGTACGGATATGAGACACCAGAGTCCTTCTCGAAAGCCTTTCGAAGGGCTCACGGAGTATCCCCATCCCAAGTGAGGGAATCAGGCACTCCCTTAAAAGCATTTCCACGCATCTCATTCCAAATCCAACTTAAAGGGGAAGTCGAAATGGATTACAAGATTGAGGAAAAAGAAGCATTTCAAGTGATTGGAAAAGGTAAAAGAGTTTCAACGTGTAACGGTGAGAATTTGAAAGACATTCCTGCATTTTGGAATGAAGTGAACACGACTGATTTAGATAGGAAGATTTGTGAAGCAGCTGGAAATAACGAGATGCTCGGGATTTGTATGGAGTTTGATCATCCAAATGAAGAGTTCACGTATTTTATCGGGGCTGGGAAGAAGACAGATAATAATCATACACTAGAGGTAAAAGAGATTCCCGCTGCAACATGGGCTGTCTTCGAATCAGTCGGGCCGATGCCACACGCGATCCAAATCGTCTGGAAGCGAATCTTCTCTGAATGGTTCCCTTCCACAGGGTATGAACATGCAGGCGGTCCCGAGTTTGAATTATACCCGCCGGGAAATCCGAATGACGAAAACTATCGTTGTGAGGTGTGGGTTCCGATTATGAAGAAATAA
- a CDS encoding SRPBCC domain-containing protein, producing the protein MKSNQLEDIKQTVLFNAPIQKVWDTVSTSDSISSWFMPNDFKPEVGHEFHIQSPFGPSPCKVLELDPPYKLSFSWDTDGWVVTFLLKEVGDQTEFTLIHGGWKHDDAVVSKAHEKSSVIRDRMANGWVGIVDQRLRKVVEG; encoded by the coding sequence ATGAAATCAAATCAATTAGAAGATATTAAACAAACCGTTTTATTCAACGCTCCCATCCAAAAAGTATGGGACACGGTTTCCACATCAGACAGTATTTCCTCTTGGTTCATGCCCAATGATTTCAAACCGGAAGTCGGTCACGAATTTCATATTCAATCCCCTTTTGGACCTTCTCCTTGTAAGGTATTGGAGCTAGATCCCCCTTACAAGTTGTCCTTCTCATGGGATACAGATGGGTGGGTGGTTACTTTTCTCTTAAAAGAGGTAGGAGATCAAACAGAATTTACGCTTATCCATGGCGGCTGGAAGCATGATGATGCGGTTGTATCCAAAGCGCATGAAAAAAGCTCTGTTATTCGTGACAGAATGGCCAACGGCTGGGTCGGCATTGTGGATCAGAGGCTTAGGAAGGTTGTGGAAGGATAA
- a CDS encoding permease, producing the protein MQTKAYLVLGWVLVIQTAFLFFVGITAKEFPYFALTPMSLTVLSFCMYYLYPQFKQKDERMKMIREKGIYYSYFAILVFHIIFMTILQFDVIHLTAMNLLNVLTSLTIMTVFISMVIVARIY; encoded by the coding sequence GTGCAAACAAAGGCATACCTGGTTTTAGGATGGGTTCTGGTCATACAGACTGCTTTCTTGTTCTTTGTCGGCATAACGGCAAAGGAATTTCCATATTTTGCTCTTACTCCCATGTCATTGACTGTTTTAAGTTTTTGTATGTATTATCTCTATCCACAGTTTAAACAAAAGGATGAGCGGATGAAGATGATCCGGGAAAAGGGGATCTATTATTCGTATTTTGCCATCTTGGTGTTTCACATCATTTTCATGACCATTCTGCAGTTTGACGTGATCCACCTAACAGCAATGAACCTATTAAATGTCCTGACCAGCCTCACCATCATGACCGTATTTATCTCCATGGTGATTGTGGCGAGAATCTACTAA
- a CDS encoding DUF4003 family protein, with protein sequence MEDVMSKVKKYKDIYSQLKKKLRWKVSDSRSLMMVASLYVTNERAFDLDRFVEVSDYLKNEVGAFSTLKHEIRFTFAGMLDTRFETPEVKFHEFLALYDSLVEAGFSRGTFTYIAAMTLLSNDDYSTDLSYRAMKVYKEMRAQHFFLTGHSDYPFATLLAQREGDQSEMVHTIEGFYTKLNDAGFRKGNDLQSMSHILSLHEEASQDELVSRCIHLFDTMKQAGIKTKAMFYPQIALLSFVNADSSLVNQVKDVWEELNSDKYFKWHKDINLMMAVNLLISDKITNSTVMQASLSTAIETLIQAQQATMIATISAVSVTTAGGDS encoded by the coding sequence ATGGAAGATGTAATGAGTAAAGTGAAGAAATACAAGGATATCTATTCACAATTAAAGAAGAAATTGCGCTGGAAGGTATCGGACTCCCGTTCCTTAATGATGGTCGCTTCATTGTACGTAACGAATGAACGCGCATTTGACCTGGACCGTTTTGTAGAAGTCAGTGATTATCTTAAAAATGAAGTCGGTGCATTTTCGACGTTAAAGCATGAAATTCGATTTACTTTTGCGGGGATGCTTGATACACGTTTTGAAACGCCAGAAGTAAAGTTCCATGAATTTCTTGCCTTATATGATTCTTTAGTGGAAGCTGGATTTTCTAGAGGAACGTTTACCTATATAGCTGCCATGACCCTGCTTTCAAATGATGATTACAGTACAGATTTGTCCTATCGTGCAATGAAGGTTTATAAAGAAATGAGAGCCCAGCATTTCTTTTTAACAGGACATAGTGATTATCCCTTCGCTACTCTGCTTGCTCAAAGAGAAGGTGATCAGAGTGAGATGGTCCATACGATTGAAGGCTTCTATACGAAATTGAACGATGCAGGATTCAGAAAAGGGAATGATCTGCAAAGCATGAGTCACATTCTTTCCCTGCACGAGGAAGCGTCTCAAGATGAGCTTGTCAGCCGCTGCATTCATTTGTTTGATACCATGAAGCAAGCAGGCATCAAGACGAAGGCGATGTTCTATCCTCAAATCGCTCTACTATCTTTTGTAAATGCCGACTCTAGCTTAGTGAATCAAGTAAAGGATGTCTGGGAAGAACTTAACTCTGATAAGTACTTCAAGTGGCACAAGGATATCAATTTAATGATGGCCGTGAACCTTTTGATCAGCGATAAGATTACGAACTCTACAGTGATGCAGGCGAGTTTATCGACTGCCATTGAAACACTCATACAAGCGCAGCAAGCAACGATGATTGCAACCATTTCGGCTGTATCCGTGACAACCGCTGGCGGAGATTCCTGA